Genomic window (Alligator mississippiensis isolate rAllMis1 chromosome 7, rAllMis1, whole genome shotgun sequence):
CCCACCGCGGACCCAAACAATGCCTTAAGAGAAGACCGCAGGCAGAGACAAACCAGCCCTGCCCACCGCCCCCCAAATGACACGTTAAGGGGGCAGTGGAGCTGGCTACGGACCTGAGCCTCCGCCCCTCTGAAGGACACCTTAAGGGAAAACTGCGGCCGAGGCCCGGGGACCTCGCCCACTGCCCCCAAACGGTGCCTTCAGGGAAGGACTGGAAGCGTGCAAGCCCGGCCGCTGCCCGCCCCGCGGGTCACCGGTGCTTGACAGGTGCTACGAGCCACGCAGCACCCACGTGGCTCGGGACGTCACTCCCCACAGCCTTTCACAGCCCCGGGCCTGCAGAGGGGCCGTAGGTCCCCAACTGCAGCCCACGTGCCCCCCCCGGGCACAGAGCGGGCAGGGGGCTCCGCCTCACCTCCTCAGGGCACCGCCGTCTCTTCAGGTCTTCCAGAGTTACCGCTCCCCCCGCTGACCAACTCTTCTCCGCCGTCCTCGTGCCGCAGCAAGGCAGACCCCGCTGCCGCTTCAGGGCGCTTCTGGGGTTACCGctcccccccgctggccagctctaccagctcttccgTGCCCCCACCGCCAAGTCCACCCGTGTGCGCGGCACGCGGCCTTTTATTCTTTCTGGAGGCCCCGCCCCTGATGGAGGACCAATAGGAAACCTCGGGGGAGGGGTCAGTCCCCCTCAGCGCCTCTTCCTCACCTTGTCTCTGGGGCACGTGGGGGGAAACTTTCCTCCTGCCGTCTCCTGATTGGCTTGGAGGGACACGCCCCAGCCAATCACCCCGTGTCGTTCTGCTGCAGCTCACGAGGCCGCGGCATGCCTGCCACGTGCGCGGTCTGGCGGGCTCTGCGCGGCGTCACGTGGTGTCTGGCTTTGCACGCTGGCTGAGGCGCCCGGCGCGAAGCGGGCTTTGCTGGGGTTTGCCGTGCTTCCTGCCGGGCTACCGGTCTTGAGGCGTGTTAacatgcatggacacacacatcATCTGTAACTACCCGCATGGATCCCCCTCTGCTTGCGGGCACGGCCGCGCTGCTCTAGCGCACTCATTGCCACACACCGCCGCCGGTTCCAGTTTCCCGCCACTCCCGCCCCGCTCCTCTCCACAACGCGCCTGTGCGGAGCAACCCCGCGGGTTCTTCCCGCTCTTCCCGCCCCGCGGGGTTTCACTGcttttttcccactttttttctatttttaaacaaggtgtgtgtgtaggggggggaTTCCGTGCAAATGTTGCGAGCCGGAgagccccccccccggcccggccccgccccgctgccgcagccctgccctgcccgcgctATGGGACCGCGAAGGATCGCAGgcggaccaatcggcgcacagaacgGCATCCCTCCCAGCCAATCGCCGCACGTCTCCAGGCGGCCGAGGCTCCTGAGGGGacccgggctgggctgcagctccgcCCCCCGCGCAGGCACCTGCGGGGCTGAGAGTGGCGGGAAGGGGCAAGCATAGCGCTGGGACACCGCACCCCGCACCGGGGCTTTCTTTAATAATGAAAGGacctcccctttcctttctttaatAATGAAGGGAACGTCACTAGCAAAGTTCTCGTTTCTGGAAGCTGGCTCCTCCACTGACCCCACCGACGCTGCACGACACAGTCCCCCCCCCGGTGGTAGGGAGCACTAATAACCCTTTCAAGCTGGCGGAGGTTTCCAGCTCCACTTTATTGAAAAGCAAAAGGTAATTTTTTAATAAAGTGGCTTGCCCGAGAGCATTTTCCAGGTGTGATGCAGAGCAGACATGGATTTGAGCTGGTGTCAGCACTCAGCAACGCTCCTCATTGTGCGGGTAGTGCGATGCACAGtgacctgtcctggccccacagctGTTGCTaccaagatgggggggggggggggggggggtgtttccaGGCCCCTAGACATGCCTTGGCACTTCccaagtgtgtctacacaagacacttattgcacattagcctaataactctgtgcagtagcttgtcatggcaaaaaacatgctattagtctactgcgcagtctTATTCAGGTaatgtgcagttagcatcactaaataactatgtgccagtgctactgcactgtacctttagtgcatttagttagtactttattaaggaagcactaaaataaatgcacagtatctaaggcgcgttaatgaacatgaaccaccacaATGCAGTGTGCTGTGTGACACTCACTTCAAGCGAACATCTCACACAGGCTTCTCAGGTTGTGTGTCAGGATCTTGTTTCCTTTGCAGTGACTTGCACCGAGGCTGTAGTATGTTTCCAGGTAGATCCCGGGGTTGAAATCCATCTGATAAACTTCTCCCTCCGTGAAGCTAGATGGAGCCTCCACCTTGCACATGCAATAAttttgggtccagccctctgggTCAGCTGTACCGCTAACTTCTGCTTCCACTATTGTAAACCCTTCCCTATGCTGCCAGATTGCAGTCCTCGCCCTGCTGCTCTCATGCTGGAGCTCTCGGACTGAGAGGATGGCAGAGACCAAAGGTGATAAATCCAGAGCTGAAGCTGCCAGGCACGCACTGGGGAGGTCTCGGGCTTTCTTTGGCCCTCGAAGATGTGGTGACTGCTCTGACAATCCTAGATACACCCACTGGATAGATTGCCTCCAAGTTTGGACTTTCTTAAGGGGGAAAATGGACTGAGACAGTGTATTTCGGAGCTATACAGTCATAGAAACCGAGGGTtgcaagggagctcaggaggtcacagccagtccaacccctgctcaaagcacgaccctccccaactacatcatcccagccaaggctttgtcaagctgggttttaacacctccaaggatggatactCAAccccctctctgggtaaactgctccagtgcttcatcaccctcctagtgagagagtttttcctaatatccaacctcaacttcccttgctgcaactggagcccattgcttcttgtcctgtcataTGTCCCAaatgagaacagttcagctccatcctctttgcaaccccccagcagggagctgaaggttgctatcaaatcccctcttggtcttctcttcttcagactaaataacccttagcctctcctcacaaatcaTGTTCCTCAGcctcccaaccatttttgttgcccatcactggactctctccaacttgtccacatcctttctgcagcggGAGTCTCAAAACTGGTCACAGTATTCACAAGTGATTCCCGTGTAAAACTGCTTCAGCAACTTTCTTAAGGACTGGATACAGAGGCTATGGGACAGGTGTTACTGTAACAGCGTGCTGGGGCTGCGAGCTATTGCTGGGGGGTGTTGGAGGATGGAAGTGGCCTACAGATGCCTGTGTGGGTCAGGAAAGCAGTGACACGTGGGATTGCTGAATACTTGTCAAAACTCATCCCTCTTCCGGCACCTCAGCAGAGGACTGTAGGACAGGGCATCGTTCCCTGCTTTTATCATCCTTGTGAGTAACTGTGGGCATCGCTCCCTGTGTTTTATCATCCTCATGAGTAACTTTTCATGGCAGCAAAGTGAAGCAAAGTCAGCAGGAGAGGCATTCATTTTGGCTGTAGGAGTGCAACTCACTGAACCAGGCAGGAGATCCAGAAGTCTCTGAGCTGCCTAGGGACGCCTGTGAAGTAGGCACTTGGTAGTTAACATGTGACGGCATTTTTCTTGATGTATCACAGGCTTCAGAACAGGATGGAGAAGAAACTGTGCCCTGTGCGATGGGATGGGTTGCATTGGGTGGGTGAGATGCATTGGTGAAGTGGCATGGGAACTGCCCGCTGGGACAGCAGACAGCGCTATAGCTCGGCTCCAGACAGAGTtagaaagcagcaaaaaaaagcagggggtgTTGCAAAATATCTCCTCCAAACTGGCAAAAGTTTCCAGTTCTGTTTTACTGATTCGTAGATGAGAACTCCATGCAGAAGTAGTTTGCATGTTATACTGAATACGTGTATTTTCTATGCAAGAGTTAAAGCGGACTATTGTGTTTCAGGCAGGTGTAATTAGTTCTAAGAAGATGATCTAATTGATGATTTGATTGTTTTCAATGCAGATCAGAGGGCAAATCACTCTCCACAAGAAACAACAAATACCATCTGACCCACAACCCACTTCCTCTCCCATTCCTTGCATTGGTGCCTCCTATTATCAAAGACTGGGATCAGACAGACCAGGCATTGGACCGAAAACCACAGGGCACATCTTGGGTGCCCATATACAGTGCCCTTCCAGACGTGGTGAAAGGTTTGTCAAGAGCTTGAGGAACCCAGGGCCTGAAAAGATCTGGACTGGCATAAGCAATCCATGATTAGTACATGTGGAAGCAACACCCTGGCCACTCTCAAGGCAGTTTTCACGTTGCTCCTGTTGTTCAGGGTCAGAAGACACTAGCATCACACCTGAGAGTCTGTGCTCCTCTCCTGCCTACTGAGGACTTCCACTCGCATGCAAATGCTGCAATTTCTCATTTTTTAAGGAGATGTTTGTATTTTCACAGGAAAGGGCGAAACACATTTTAAGCAGGAATATATGCATCATCCTGGGCATAATGtagctttttaattaatttaatttctgttttaGAGGGATCCTTTTGTGTCCCACTTATTCTCCAAGGGACTTAAATCGCTTTCTCTTTGCGGGCGACAATGAAGTACATCCCAGAGAAATGGCAGATTTCCTGCATGGTGTCGTCATCCCTGGAGAGGACGTCAAACTCCTGGATGGCAAAGCCAGTTGCACTAAGGGCCCCCCTCAAAAATTCCTCTGTCAGAACCAAACAGAAGAACTTTTTGGGACCGACCATGTAGAAACTGGTGCCCAAATCTCCGCTCAGCACCAAATGCCCCCCTGGCTTTAGCAGAGAGCTGATGTTCCTCAGAGCAGCGCGGTACGAGCTGTGGTCTTTGCAGGCAGCTTCCAAGCACAGCGATGAGACCAGGCAGTCAGCCGGAGGCAGGACAACGGGATCCAAGGGGTTGCTTTTGTGGACATCACATTTTAGGATGCATTTGATGGCTCCTCGTAACTTCCCCTCTTTCTCAGCCCATTTGTTCCtaaagagagaagaggaaagagagagaggaaagcaagAGGTTATCTATTTTGGTGTGTTTTAAATGCCTCCCCTGGGATACAGTTCTGAGAAATGGGCACGTGGGTTTTGTGTCTCTGATTTCCATTCCCTTGGAGAAGGATTTAATAAAGCGGGGAGCTTTGAAAGCCATTTTGCCCCACCCTCCCTGAAATTTGGGTGGATTCTCACAGGCAGGCTTAAACCTACGGGATTTCGATGGCAGTTCGGTACCTGTCTCCCTCCAGCTCACACACGTGCTGCACCACCGGAGTCCAGTCAAATGCTCCGGGCTCGTTCTTCAGCCGCTTCAGCAGCTCCTGGCAATTTTGGTCTATATAATCCGAAGCAATGATCTCCTTAAATGACTcgcaggcagaaagcagctggtAAATGGTGGGTCCACTGCCAATATCAGTCAGGGTGTGGCCTGTCACAGCACCTGGTTGGGGTTAAAGAATGGTTCAAGATGATCATCAcctcttccccatgctgcatgccctccagcagaggcaggggacaaGCAGCCCCCCGAAAGCTGCAGCCTTTCCTGGTTCTTGCTCTGCTTTACGGGTGCTCCTTCCTTTCCAGGCGCTGTGGAAATGAACTGATAAAGAGCCAAAACAAGGCACCACAGTGCTTGAGTTTTAGCagtttctcctccctgctccccctgcattCAGCCTCTTTCCGTTCATGAACCATACCCAAAAACATGATTTCTACTGCACCTAGGTGAGCATTTTTATTCAGCGTTAATTATTTCATAAAACCAAGTGCCTCCAATCCCATTGCTGCACCCTGACTCTTGCAACCCCCTTTGCAAATGCTATGAGAAAGGCCAATCTCTAGGTtaaccctgcctgcctctgggctTACAACACCTGATATTAATAAAGCAGTGGTGTGTGTCTGGGCAGAGCTGCACTTGCAATCCCACAGGCATATCCCACTTACTTCCCCATATCCGATTCCTTCAAAGCCCTTTAGTTCAAGGGATGGCTTCATGACAGTCTAAGGAGAAGGGGAAATCTGCTATATAACAATCTGCTCCAGGACAGCGAGGGCGCTGAATAGCCTCTCCTCTCTGCTCATGGATCTCCAGGCACTTTAGGCAGGGCAGGAGTTCACAACATCACGCCTTGCTTAAGGGATGAGGATaagcagggggcacagagagctGACACAACTGCTCTAGAGTCCAACAGGAGGGTGGTGGTGTGGACACGGGACATCATTTTCCTAAGTAAAGTTCAGTGCCCGACTCTTTGCAGGCAGTGCAtgagaggggagggtgggagaagctCTTCAATGCTCTGCGCCCTGTTCAGAGGCTAAGCATGAACACTTGGCATTTTTGCTGTGCTTTGTAGCTGGAAAGCCCTTGGGAAAGCACTTGCACAAAAGCTTGTGGGCAGCAAGACAAACTTGGTGAACTGCCCAAGAACTGTTTGTCTCACGACTGAGACACTTGTCTCTAGCAACTGCAGACCACAAGCACGTCGCACGAGCAGTGCAACCTCCCACCCCGTCTCCTCTCCGAGTGCCTGGCTGGTCGTGCCCCTGTCTGGCCAAGGGAAGACAAGAGTGCCCAGGGCTTTGGGAAGGACCTACCCGAAGTGAAGGTTTTGCAGTAGTGTTTCAGGACAAATGTGAGGAACTCATCCCCCAAGGTGCCTCGTCCAAACTTGAAGTATTCCAGGTACGCCGTGGGCTCAAACTCTGCCTTGTAGACCTCCCCTCCCGTGAAGGCAGCCATGGgtttgctctgccctggctcttccctggcTTTGCTCTATTCTTGCCTGAGTCTCTTCTTGGGGCTTGTATCATCCCATCTACACTCAGCCTTTTAACCCCTTTGTGCCCCTGACACTGAAAAGCTGCTTGTAGCTTGTCTATACCTCAGAGGGTCACTTTAGGGTTGCAGCCGGCTGTTAACAATCCCCACTTGCCCTTTGAGCCGAAGGGGGAGGACACCCCGGGGTTGCAGCAGTCGCAGAGTGATGTCAATAGTTAATGGCTCAAGGCCATCCCGTTAGCTGCCCCCTCTGCAGCATCAcagcatatgtatatgtatatgtatatgtatatgtatatgtatatgcacagcAAGGGACTTCTGACCCTTGGCCAAATTCTCCATCATGGACATGAGagcagcaaggagagagagcAAGTTCATACAAAGATCAACATCAGCAGCACAAAAGCTCTCTTAATGCCTCACTGTGGCATTCGTGTGCTTCATCTGATGTGTGAGAGGAGCCGGAGAGACTCCCCATGGCTGTTGATCCCAAGAAGCCCAATGATCATGGCAAAGGAGCCTGGAGATCTGAGTCTGAAAGGGTAGGATACAGTGCCCAGGAATAGCCCGCGGAGGCAAAGTGCCTGTGCTCAGGAGTAGCCATGAGAGGTGAAATGCCTGGGAGAAGCAGGCAAGCCTGTGTCTCTGGATTTGTGGTAATTGATAGTAACAAAACAATACAACGCGATTTGCTAGGGCTCCCATTTGCCGTCTCACAGCTAGGTAAACAGTATTAGAAATAACATCTCATTTCCTTCACAATAACAGACGAAGGAGGGTATTTGATTTTTTAATGCGGTGCTTATGGAGAAGCTTCACCATCAAATGTTATCAGGCTTATCTCTGCTACCATCATCTCCAGCACTAACATGTTCTGGATTGAATTTGGATCATACCTTGCCATGTAAATGGCTCTCCAGAGAAATTGGAACTTACACGCACGTACGGTGCATTTCTTTCCCCTTGGCTTCCCTTTCCACACCCAGCCTTGCACCCTGTATTTGTTTAAAGCTTACAGGGATACGAGACCTGAGCTCAGCCGCAGCAGAGACTGGTGAATGCCCTTGCTTATGTGACTGTGcagaagtgcaggaggctggCCGCCTTCTTTCAAACCTTCTTTTAAATCCCATTTGCTTTCAGATCAGGAGGGAAGGGCTGCAGGGCCCAAAGAAAGATCTTGGGACAGGTAACACATCCTGCAAAGTCCTCTGAGGGGTCGATAGCTGCATGCCCTGATATCTGGGGGAAATGTAGACACACCAAGAGCATCCTGAGACATGGCCCTGTGCCTGTCACCAGCATGGTATTGGGGACCTGAGCCTCCCAGACTGGGCAAGGCACCGAGATGCTTTTGTTGTcattaggggtgtaggttgtagccatgttagtctaaggacacaggcagacaaagtttttggggtaagtctgatatcttttattagacaaactcaaatagttggaaaaactcttctttgcaagctttcaggtacaaataatactatttgtcgggctgaggaagtgtctgcagatggtctgtgctcttcctggatgaagtagtaaagcagccagaggctcgCAGTTTGGATCGCTTGCAAGCACTTTAAGCACCGAGGGCCTTTGTCCTCAAAAGCCTTTGGCAGAGAAGACCATTTTGGACAGAGCCATTTGGACAGAGAAGACCAtttggctgtggggctggtgtTACTCCAATCTCCAGGCAAGACTACAGGCTGGTTTATTTTAGGTGCTGATGGATGGGCCCACTTTAGTGATCAAGTGCTCCCATCTCAGCTCATTTCCGGCTTGTGGCACTCTCTATAGGTAGATGGCTGAATACTCCCAGTTGGACCGGGATAGCACAGCACGTCCCCTTGCAGGCGGAGGGGAAAATCTGCCACGTCCTATTGAGTTCTCATCGTGCTTTCTCTTTTCTGGCCACGAAGAGGCAGCAAAGGCTCATGTGAAactccactgctccttgttctgtcatctgcccccactgggaacagtccagctccatcctcattgcaaccccctgcagggagctgaagctgaGCGGCAAGGacaattctgctgctgcttgaaggcacctTGCAAAGAGGAGAACAGGTTTGTGCATGCACCAGTTGGGAAGGGAATTGttcttggggaaaaaattcaCCAGAAGcctttattttattgcttttactCTCAGTTGCAGGAAGGGATCTTGCTGCCGCTTTGGCTGTGCATACTTATGTCCAGGAGAATACCCACAGGCCCTCCTCACCCAGTACAGAGGTAACGAGGGTCCTTCATCCATTCTTCTCCCAGCTGCCAATGCAATTGGTGCATCcgaggcaggctgtgggcaagTTGGGGGTCAGGGGAATGGTAGGAAAATGTGGCACCATGGCTAATTTCTGCTTCCAAACCCCTGAGATGGCTCTGCCTGCGTTGGGGGCCAGACAGACCAGTCTGCATGTCCCAGAGTCTGatcagcaccagggcaagaggTGCAGCCGACAGCGTTGTCACCAAGAGAGCTTGCTATCCTGGTGGGGAGAGTGCTGCCTTGGAGGCTGGGAATCATGGGTTCAATTCCCACCCTGGTATGATGAGCAAGTATCCTTTGTAAGTTGGTGTCTGGGGCGAGTTCTTTACTCCTGGagcccctgactctttcattgctgtggccagaggcatcgagataagaggcgcacccgacaggtgtccaggaaggagagcttgctggcctggtGGCTGAAGCACTTCCTTGAGACACTGATTAcatgggttctagtcctgtgtgtgtctgggcctggtgagtgatcctgagtgagcccaagacccatggcctgggtgcccccctagttGTGCTGTTTGCTGGGGTTGgcttcatgctgctgctcagcatgacttTGTTGTCGCAGGACCTTTTGGAGGTCACAGAGAGGTCGCCTGGGTCTGGGGGCATCCAGTTTTggcactccaaatgtacatgtcCAGTGCACAGTTGTCCACTTCCGCATTACTGAATACGTATATGTCTTTTAGTCTCAAAAAACCAGGAGTCTCAAAACCAGACTAGTAGTACTTCTACGTTCACATGGACAACTGTACACTGGACATGTACACTGGGAGTGCCAAAACCAGACGCCCCCCAGACCCGGGCGACCTCTCCGTGACTTCCAAAAGGTCCTGCGACAACAaagtcatgctgagcagcagcatggagccaaccccagctgctgt
Coding sequences:
- the LOC132251855 gene encoding nicotinamide N-methyltransferase-like, whose protein sequence is MAAFTGGEVYKAEFEPTAYLEYFKFGRGTLGDEFLTFVLKHYCKTFTSGAVTGHTLTDIGSGPTIYQLLSACESFKEIIASDYIDQNCQELLKRLKNEPGAFDWTPVVQHVCELEGDRNKWAEKEGKLRGAIKCILKCDVHKSNPLDPVVLPPADCLVSSLCLEAACKDHSSYRAALRNISSLLKPGGHLVLSGDLGTSFYMVGPKKFFCLVLTEEFLRGALSATGFAIQEFDVLSRDDDTMQEICHFSGMYFIVARKEKAI